In Streptomyces sp. ML-6, the genomic stretch CGTCCACACCGGCCAGAGCGTCGACGTGACGACCGGTCACGCCAACGTGGTCTGGCAGGGATACGCCAACGAAGTCGCCCTGCGCACCCTGCTGCACGCCACCGACGGCGAGGCCTTCACCCTCAACCTCACCGGCCCCGAAACCGCCCCGGTGCGCCGCCTCGCCCACTGGTTCGGCGAGGAATTCGGCAAGGAGCCGGTCGTCGCCGGCGAGGAAGCGCCCACCGCGCTGCTCTCCGACGCCAGCCGCTGCCACGCCCTGTTCGGCTACCCGGACGTCTCCCTGCGCACCCTCGTCGAATGGCAGGCCGACTGGCTGCGCCGCGGGCTGCCGCTGTCCGGCAAGCCCACCAAGTTCCAGGTCCGCGACGGAAGGTTCTGATCCCCGTGTCCACTCCCTCCCTCCTGTCCGGAACCCCCTCCGGCGCCCCTTCCGTCTCTTCCGGTGCCCTGGACGTGCTCGCCCGCGGTGCGGTGATCCCCGCGCACCCGCTCGCCCTGCACGACGACGGCTCCTTCGACGAGCGCCGCCAGCGCGCACTGACCCGCTACTACCTCGCCTCGGGCGCGGGCGGCGTCGCCGTCGCCGTGCACACCACCCAGTTCGAGATCCGCGAACCGGAAGTCGGCCTCTTCCGGCCGGTCCTGGAACTGGCGGCCGAGACCATCGACACCGAGGCCGGCCGCCCCTTCATCAAGATCGCCGGGGCCTGCGGCTACACCGCCCAGGCCGTCGCCGAGGCCGAGACCGCAGCCGAACTCGGCTACGACGCCGTGCTGCTGAGCCCCGCCGTGCCCGGCGCGGACGAGAAGGGCCTGCTGGACCGGGCCCGCGCCGTCGGCGAAGTGCTGCCGGTGATCGGCTTCTACCTCCAGGAAGCCGTCGGCGGCCGCTACCTCTCGCCGCACTTCTGGTCCTCGTTCACCGACCTCCCCAACACCGCCGCCGTCAAGATCGCCCCCTTCGACCGCTACCGCACCGCCGACGTCATCCGCGCCGTGACCGCCGCCGACCGCGCCGACCAGGTGGCCCTGTACACCGGCAACGACGACGACATCATCGGCGACCTCCTCACCCCCTACGGCACCACACCCGACGGACCCCGCTGGTTCGCCGGCGGCCTCCTCGGCCAGTGGGCCGTATGGACCAGCTCCGCCGTCACCCTCCTCGACGACATCCGCCACGCACGCACCGGAAACCACGACGCCATGGTGCGCTGCCTGGCCCGCCGCCCCGAACTCACCGACGCCAACAGCGCCGTCTTCGACGTACGCGGCGCATTCCGCGGCTGCATCGCCGGCGTCCACGAAGTACTGCGCCGCCAGGGCCTGCTGGCGAACACCCGCTGCCTCGATCCGAAGGAGGTCCTGTCTCCCGGACAGGCCGAGGAGATCACCCGGGTCGCCACGGCCTACCCCTGGCTCACCGACGACGCCTTCGTCACGGAGCACCTCGATGCCTGGCTCTCCTGACCCGGGGACGGCCCGCCTGCCGCGGGCCGTCGTCGCCGTCCCCCCGCACCTGCGCGAGCAGTTCTTCACCCCCCAGGTGTGGCAGGAGCTGGAACGGGCCGCGGAGCTGACCGTCCTCGACCACCACACCGACCGGGCGGCGGTGACGGCGGCGCTGCCCGGC encodes the following:
- a CDS encoding dihydrodipicolinate synthase family protein codes for the protein MSGTPSGAPSVSSGALDVLARGAVIPAHPLALHDDGSFDERRQRALTRYYLASGAGGVAVAVHTTQFEIREPEVGLFRPVLELAAETIDTEAGRPFIKIAGACGYTAQAVAEAETAAELGYDAVLLSPAVPGADEKGLLDRARAVGEVLPVIGFYLQEAVGGRYLSPHFWSSFTDLPNTAAVKIAPFDRYRTADVIRAVTAADRADQVALYTGNDDDIIGDLLTPYGTTPDGPRWFAGGLLGQWAVWTSSAVTLLDDIRHARTGNHDAMVRCLARRPELTDANSAVFDVRGAFRGCIAGVHEVLRRQGLLANTRCLDPKEVLSPGQAEEITRVATAYPWLTDDAFVTEHLDAWLS